The segment TGAAGCGAGGTTTGATCGTCTCAATGCCGAACTCGAAGCACGTGGCTTCACGGTAGAGCGGATTCCTTATGCCGAAATTTCCAAAATGGAGGGTTTATTTCGTTGTTCTACCTTACCTCTACAAAGGAGCTATTGATATGGGCATAAATACAACTTCGACATTGCTGATGATCCGGCCGATCAATTTCAGATACAACGAACAAACAGCCGTCAACAATTACTATCAGAATAAACCAACAGACGAAGGTGAAGTAGATTTTCAGACCAAAGCATTAGCTGAATTTGATGACTTTGTCGAAAAACTGGAAGCCAAAGGAATAGAAGTGGTTGTCGTCAATGACACCTTGAAACCAGAAACACCAGACTCTATTTTTCCCAACAATTGGGTTTCATTTCACCACGATGGTACAGTAGGTTTGTACCCCATGTATGCCGAAAACCGCAGGCTAGAGCGCAGAGAGGATATTTTTGACCTCCTAGAAGACAAAGGCTTTGAGATCACCCAAGAGATACACTTGACTGAGTTTGAGGAGGTAGGTAAGTTTCTGGAAGGGACAGGTAGTTTGATATTGGATCGTGAAAACAAGATTGCCTATGCCGCTTTGTCCCAACGGACAGACCCTGATGTCTTGGATACCTTCAACGAGCAGTTCGGTTTCAGAATCGTTGAGTTTGTAGCCAACCAGACGCACAATGGACAAAGACTCCCTATCTATCACACCAATGTGATGATGTGTCTGGGTGATGAGTTTGCGGTGATCTGTCTGGATGCGATTGATGACATGGACGATAGAGACAGAGTCATTGAGAGTTTAGAGGATTCAGATAAGGAAATCATTGAAATCACGGAGGAACAAAAGGAATGTTTTGCAGGGAACATGCTCCAAGTAGAAAATAAAGAAGGAGAGAAGTTTATTGTGATGTCTGATACAGCCTACAACTCGCTGGATCAAGACCAAATCGATAGGCTACTGACTTACAACAAAGAAATAATACATAGTTCACTACATACGATAGAAACATTAGGAGGAGGTAGTGCCAGGTGCATGATGGCTGAGGTTTTCCTTCCCAAAAGTACAGATACATGAATATAGCAGCAGATATACAGATCGGCATACAGTCGGCACTCAAAGAATTGTACAATCATGACGCAGCGCTGTCCGAGTTGGGACTACAACCTACTAGGAAGGAGTTTGGCGGCAGTTATACTTTTGTGACCTTCCCATACGGTCGTATTTCTAAGAAAAGCCCAGAGGTAACAGCTACAGAGATGGGTGAGTATCTTCAGACGCATCTTGATGCTGTGAGTGGGTTCAATGTTGTGAAAGGCTTTCTGAATATAGAAATTGCAGAACAGACTTGGGTGACATATCTCAATGAATTGTTGCAGAATCCTGATTTTGGTCTGGGAACCAAAAAGAACGAATCTGTGATGGTGGAGTACTCATCGCCCAACACCAACAAACCGCTCCATTTAGGACATCTCCGAAACAACTTTTTGGGTTATTCGGTAGCCAAAATCTATGAAGCGCTGGGTTATGATGTGATCAAAGTGCAGATCATCAATGACCGAGGCATTCACATCTGCAAGTCCATGGTAGCTTGGCAGAAATTTGGTCATGGTGAGACCCCAGAAACATCAGGATTGAAGGGGGACAAACTTGTGGGCAAATATTATGTAGAGTTTGATAAGGCCTACAAAGCAGAAATGGTGACCCTCATGGAAGAGGGAAAAACCAAAGAAGAAGCAGAAAAGCAAGCTCCGATCATGCTCCAAGCGCAAAATATGCTGCGTCAGTGGGAAGCCAAAGATCCAGAAGTCTATGCTCTATGGCAAACCATGAACGGCTGGGTGTACGATGGTTTTGAGAAGACTTACCAACAAATGGGAGTGGAGTTTGACAAGCTGTACTACGAGTCAGATACCTACCTGTTGGGCAAGGATGAAGTAGAGTTGGGATTGAAAAACGGTCACTTCTTCGAAAAGGAGGATAGTTCGGTTTGGATAGACCTGACTGAGGAAGGTCTGGATCAAAAAATCGTGCGACGCAGTGATGGTACTGCGGTCTACATGACACAGGACATCGGTACTGCCATCCAAAGATTCAAAGAGTTTCCTTCTCTCCAAAAATTGATTTACACAGTCGGTAATGAACAAGATTACCATTTCAAGGTCTTGTTTTTGATCCTAAAAAAATTGGGATACGAGTGGGCGGACGGATGTTTCCATTTGTCATACGGGATGGTGGATTTGCCATCTGGCAAAATGAAGTCTCGCGAAGGGACGGTAGTGGATGCAGATGACTTGATGGATGAGATGATACAGACTGCCGAGGATCACACCAGAGAACTAGGCAAGATCGATGGATTCACCGCTGAGGAAGCCCAAGCATTGTATCACACCTTAGGCATGGGTGCTTTGAAGTATTTTCTGCTCAAAGTGGATCCAAAGAAACGTATGCTTTTCGATCCCAAAGAATCCATCGAGTTTCAAGGCAATACTGGGCCATTCGTCCAATACACTCATGCGAGGATTTCGGCGATCCTACGCAGAGCTGAGGAATTGAAAATCCTAATGGGACAGGTCACTACAGGTGTCACTTTGACCTCCAATGAGACAGAATTGATTTATCTGCTGTCTGAGTATCAAGCCAAACTCCAACTAGCAGCTGAAGAATACAGTCCTGCTGTGGTCGCTCAGTATGTCTATGATCTAGCCAAGGAATACAACAAGTTCTATGCAGACCAACCGATCTTCACGGAGGAAAGTGAAGCGTTGGTCGTGTTGCGTGTCAATCTCTCTAAGCAAGTCGCTCAGACAATCAAACTAGGAATGTCTCTACTAGGGATAGATGTTCCAGAGAGGATGTAAGGTTATGATAAAGGATTGGTTGGCAGCATTTAGGTTGAGGACTTTGCCTTTGGCACTGTCTAGCATCATTATGGGAGGATTTTTGGCCTATTGGCAACAGCACTTCTCATGGGGTATTTTTGGACTTTCAGTGCTGACGACAATCTTTCTGCAGGTACTATCCAATCTGGCCAATGACTATGGAGACTCTGTACATGGAGCAGACAGTGCAGAGCGTGAAGGCCCTCAGCGAGCCGTACAATCTGGAGCTATCTCAGCCGCTGCGATGAAAAAAGCAATGGTATTGTTTGCTGCGCTTTCTTTGTTGTCTGGATTGACCTTACTTTATGTGGCATTTCCAGATCATCTGCTGTATGTGTTGGTTTTTCTAGGGATCGGGCTCTTGTCTATCTATGCTGCGATCACCTATACATCAGGGAACAATCCATATGGTTACTTGGGATTAGGTGACATATCAGTGTTTTTATTCTTTGGGTTGGTTGGTGTGTTGGGATCTTATTTTCTACATACACGGACTTTTGATTGGATCAATGTATTACCAGCCGCTGCCTGTGGCCTTTTAGCCACAGGAGTACTCAATGTCAACAACATTCGTGATATAGAGTCCGATAAGAAAGCAGGTAAAAAATCTATTCCAGTCAGAATC is part of the Reichenbachiella agarivorans genome and harbors:
- the ctlX gene encoding citrulline utilization hydrolase CtlX; amino-acid sequence: MGINTTSTLLMIRPINFRYNEQTAVNNYYQNKPTDEGEVDFQTKALAEFDDFVEKLEAKGIEVVVVNDTLKPETPDSIFPNNWVSFHHDGTVGLYPMYAENRRLERREDIFDLLEDKGFEITQEIHLTEFEEVGKFLEGTGSLILDRENKIAYAALSQRTDPDVLDTFNEQFGFRIVEFVANQTHNGQRLPIYHTNVMMCLGDEFAVICLDAIDDMDDRDRVIESLEDSDKEIIEITEEQKECFAGNMLQVENKEGEKFIVMSDTAYNSLDQDQIDRLLTYNKEIIHSSLHTIETLGGGSARCMMAEVFLPKSTDT
- the argS gene encoding arginine--tRNA ligase, with the translated sequence MNIAADIQIGIQSALKELYNHDAALSELGLQPTRKEFGGSYTFVTFPYGRISKKSPEVTATEMGEYLQTHLDAVSGFNVVKGFLNIEIAEQTWVTYLNELLQNPDFGLGTKKNESVMVEYSSPNTNKPLHLGHLRNNFLGYSVAKIYEALGYDVIKVQIINDRGIHICKSMVAWQKFGHGETPETSGLKGDKLVGKYYVEFDKAYKAEMVTLMEEGKTKEEAEKQAPIMLQAQNMLRQWEAKDPEVYALWQTMNGWVYDGFEKTYQQMGVEFDKLYYESDTYLLGKDEVELGLKNGHFFEKEDSSVWIDLTEEGLDQKIVRRSDGTAVYMTQDIGTAIQRFKEFPSLQKLIYTVGNEQDYHFKVLFLILKKLGYEWADGCFHLSYGMVDLPSGKMKSREGTVVDADDLMDEMIQTAEDHTRELGKIDGFTAEEAQALYHTLGMGALKYFLLKVDPKKRMLFDPKESIEFQGNTGPFVQYTHARISAILRRAEELKILMGQVTTGVTLTSNETELIYLLSEYQAKLQLAAEEYSPAVVAQYVYDLAKEYNKFYADQPIFTEESEALVVLRVNLSKQVAQTIKLGMSLLGIDVPERM
- a CDS encoding 1,4-dihydroxy-2-naphthoate polyprenyltransferase; translation: MIKDWLAAFRLRTLPLALSSIIMGGFLAYWQQHFSWGIFGLSVLTTIFLQVLSNLANDYGDSVHGADSAEREGPQRAVQSGAISAAAMKKAMVLFAALSLLSGLTLLYVAFPDHLLYVLVFLGIGLLSIYAAITYTSGNNPYGYLGLGDISVFLFFGLVGVLGSYFLHTRTFDWINVLPAAACGLLATGVLNVNNIRDIESDKKAGKKSIPVRIGRVMAVKYHLSLLMVAVLLSLIFVFLTYQSPSQFLWLLMLPLLVINVKAVSQKKESAQLDPYLKQLAMSTLLYVVLFGVGLLF